From the genome of Indicator indicator isolate 239-I01 chromosome 17, UM_Iind_1.1, whole genome shotgun sequence, one region includes:
- the LOC128972643 gene encoding G-protein coupled receptor 12-like: MLHGPAAMGEPWQPQPQQQQRLPGLGNASEPSAWPSAAGGQGTAAPGSDGGVGPGPGSEVGAGGAVSPWDIALCATGTAVAGENALVLAVLFYTPSLRAPMFLLIGSLALADLLAGLGLVANFAVRYLLRPPSEAAELGAAGLLLAAFSASVCSLLAITVDRYLSLYNALTYHSERTLGFTCAMVLLMWLLCLGVGLLPLLGWNCLRDQSSCSILRPVTKDNAAVLAVTFLLLFALMMQLYLQICKIAFRHAQQIAVQHQFIATAQATSTRKGLSTLSLILGTFALCWIPFAIYSLVADSSYPVVYTYSLALPATCNSLINPIIYAFRNPDIQKSLWLACCGCIPSTFSSRPRTSSDV; encoded by the coding sequence ATGCTGCACGGCCCCGCCGCCATGGGGGAGCCGTGGCAGCCGCagccgcagcagcagcagcggctcCCGGGGCTCGGCAACGCCTCGGAACCCAGCGCTTGGCCCTCGGCGGCGGGAGGGCAGGGAACGGCGGCTCCGGGAAGCGACGGCGGGGTCGGGCCCGGACCCGGGAGCGAAGTAGGAGCCGGGGGAGCCGTCAGCCCCTGGGACATCGCTCTGTGCGCTACGGGGACGGCGGTGGCCGGGGAGAACGCTTTGGTGCTGGCCGTACTTTTCTACACGCCGAGCCTGCGGGCTCCCATGTTCCTGCTGATCGGCAGCCTGGCCCTGGCCGATTTACTGGCCGGACTGGGGTTAGTGGCCAACTTCGCCGTGCGGTACCTGCTGCGACCTCCCAGCGAGGCGGCGGAGCTGGGCGCTgcggggctgctgctggccgcCTTCTCCGCCTCGGTCTGCAGCTTGCTGGCCATCACGGTGGACCGCTACCTGTCCTTGTACAACGCGCTGACCTACCACAGCGAGCGCACGCTGGGCTTCACCTGCGCCATGGTGCTGCTGATGtggctgctgtgcctgggaGTGGGGCTCCTGCCCCTCCTGGGCTGGAACTGCCTCAGGGAccagagctcctgcagcatcctgcGGCCCGTCACCAAGGACAACGCGGCGGTGCTGGCCGtcaccttccttctcctcttcgcCCTTATGATGCAGCTTTACCTGCAGATCTGCAAGATCGCCTTCCGGCATGCCCAGCAgattgctgtgcagcaccagtTCATCGCCACGGCACAGGCCACCTCTACCCGCAAAGGGCTCTCCACCCTCTCGCTCATCCTGGGCACTTTCGCCCTGTGCTGGATCCCCTTTGCCATCTACTCCTTGGTGGCCGATTCCAGCTACCCCGTGGTCTACACCTACTCCTTGGCGCTGCCTGCCACCTGCAACTCCCTCATCAACCCCATCATCTACGCCTTCAGAAACCCAGACATCCAGAAGTCTCTCTGGCTGGCCTGCTGTGGTTGCATCCCTTCCACGTTCTCCTCCAGACCAAGGACATCCAGCGATGTGTGA